Proteins encoded together in one Astatotilapia calliptera chromosome 7, fAstCal1.2, whole genome shotgun sequence window:
- the kcnc1b gene encoding potassium voltage-gated channel subfamily C member 1b isoform X3: MGLSDDKDRIVINVGGIRHQTYRSTLRTLPGTRLSWLAEPDAPNHFDYDAKIEEFFFDRHPGVFAHILNYYRTGKLHCPADVCGPLYEEELAFWGIDETDVEPCCWMTYRQHREAEEALDSFSGGGLLDLGNDDQEPDQEHAEDDVDEMTRRLAQGDSPDTRNGSLWSRWQKRVWALFEDPYSSKYARWVALASLFFILVSITTFCLETHEAFNPIINRTEWDVVDNETVMNTYQETETAIYLTYIEGVCVVWFTFEFLMRITFCPNKFDFIRNALNIIDFVAILPFYLEVGLSGLSSKAAKDVLGFLRVVRFVRILRIFKLTRHFVGLRVLGHTLRASTNEFLLLIIFLALGVLIFATMIYYAERIGANPNDPRASEHTHFKNIPIGFWWAVVTMTTLGYGDMYPQTTSGMLVGALCALAGVLTIAMPVPVIVNNFGMYYSLAMAKQKLPKKKNRHIPRAPQPGSPNFCKTSISSQHQSPIANDDNVLCFSTEGYEKPWSLNSMSGMSGDASGVSSVSALPCSPPCLMQHSHSPIPSIM, from the exons ATGGGCCTGAGCGACGACAAGGATCGCATTGTGATAAACGTGGGAGGGATCAGACATCAGACATACCGCAGCACCCTGCGCACTCTACCTGGCACTCGCTTGTCCTGGCTGGCCGAGCCTGATGCGCCCAACCACTTTGACTATGATGCCAAGATCGAGGAATTTTTCTTCGACCGCCACCCTGGCGTTTTTGCACATATCCTTAATTACTACAGGACAGGTAAACTGCACTGCCCTGCCGATGTCTGCGGGCCGCTCTATGAGGAGGAACTGGCCTTCTGGGGGATTGATGAAACAGACGTGGAGCCATGCTGCTGGATGACCTATCGCCAGCACCGGGAGGCAGAAGAGGCCCTTGATAGTTTCAGCGGGGGGGGCCTGTTAGACCTGGGGAATGATGATCAGGAGCCAGACCAGGAGCATGCTGAGGATGATGTGGATGAAATGACGAGAAGGCTGGCTCAGGGAGACTCTCCTGATACCAGGAATGGGAGCCTGTGGAGTCGGTGGCAGAAACGGGTTTGGGCTCTGTTTGAGGACCCTTACTCCTCTAAATATGCAAGG TGGGTGGCTCTGGCTTCGCTGTTCTTTATTCTGGTGTCCATCACCACCTTCTGTTTGGAGACCCACGAAGCCTTCAATCCCATCATCAACCGCACAGAATGGGACGTGGTGGACAATGAGACAGTGATGAACACCTACCAGGAGACTGAGACCGCCATCTATCTCACCTACATCGAAGGTGTCTGTGTGGTGTGGTTCACGTTTGAATTTCTAATGCGAATAACTTTCTGCCCAAACAAATTTGACTTCATTCGAAATGCGCTGAACATCATCGACTTTGTGGCCATCCTTCCCTTCTACCTGGAGGTGGGCCTAAGCGGCCTCTCCTCCAAAGCAGCTAAGGATGTGCTGGGTTTCCTGAGAGTGGTCCGCTTTGTGCGGATCCTGCGTATCTTCAAGCTGACCCGTCACTTTGTTGGGCTGAGGGTGCTGGGCCACACGCTGAGAGCCAGCACCAATGAGTTCCTGCTCCTCATCATCTTCCTCGCTCTCGGTGTCCTCATCTTCGCCACTATGATCTACTACGCTGAACGGATTGGAGCTAATCCCAACGACCCAAGAGCCAGCGAGCACACGCACTTCAAGAACATCCCGATTGGATTCTGGTGGGCTGTAGTGACCATGACGACCCTCGGCTATGGAGACATGTACCCTCAGACGACCTCCGGTATGCTGGTTGGAGCTCTGTGCGCCTTGGCAGGTGTGCTGACCATCGCCATGCCCGTCCCCGTGATTGTCAACAACTTTGGAATGTATTACTCGCTGGCgatggcaaaacagaaactaccaaagaaaaaaaacaggcataTCCCTCGGGCACCCCAACCAGGCTCTCCTAACTTCTGCAAAACAAGCATCAGCTCCCAGCATCAGAGCCCCATTGCCAATGACGAT AACGTTCTCTGTTTTTCAACTGAAGGTTATGAAAAGCCTTGGAGCCTTAACAGCATGTCTGGCATGAGCGGGGATGCCTCTGGAGTGTCCTCAGTGTCCGCCCTGCCCTGCAGCCCACCCTGTCTAATGCAGCACTCACATTCTCCCATCCCATCCATTATGTAG
- the kcnc1b gene encoding potassium voltage-gated channel subfamily C member 1b isoform X1, producing MGLSDDKDRIVINVGGIRHQTYRSTLRTLPGTRLSWLAEPDAPNHFDYDAKIEEFFFDRHPGVFAHILNYYRTGKLHCPADVCGPLYEEELAFWGIDETDVEPCCWMTYRQHREAEEALDSFSGGGLLDLGNDDQEPDQEHAEDDVDEMTRRLAQGDSPDTRNGSLWSRWQKRVWALFEDPYSSKYARWVALASLFFILVSITTFCLETHEAFNPIINRTEWDVVDNETVMNTYQETETAIYLTYIEGVCVVWFTFEFLMRITFCPNKFDFIRNALNIIDFVAILPFYLEVGLSGLSSKAAKDVLGFLRVVRFVRILRIFKLTRHFVGLRVLGHTLRASTNEFLLLIIFLALGVLIFATMIYYAERIGANPNDPRASEHTHFKNIPIGFWWAVVTMTTLGYGDMYPQTTSGMLVGALCALAGVLTIAMPVPVIVNNFGMYYSLAMAKQKLPKKKNRHIPRAPQPGSPNFCKTSISSQHQSPIANDDVFEIKFQDSKLNGEAANAALANEDCPHIDQAISPEEIFSPSERERPCFLVTTTTERPNHTGGRVRRGYEKPWSLNSMSGMSGDASGVSSVSALPCSPPCLMQHSHSPIPSIM from the exons ATGGGCCTGAGCGACGACAAGGATCGCATTGTGATAAACGTGGGAGGGATCAGACATCAGACATACCGCAGCACCCTGCGCACTCTACCTGGCACTCGCTTGTCCTGGCTGGCCGAGCCTGATGCGCCCAACCACTTTGACTATGATGCCAAGATCGAGGAATTTTTCTTCGACCGCCACCCTGGCGTTTTTGCACATATCCTTAATTACTACAGGACAGGTAAACTGCACTGCCCTGCCGATGTCTGCGGGCCGCTCTATGAGGAGGAACTGGCCTTCTGGGGGATTGATGAAACAGACGTGGAGCCATGCTGCTGGATGACCTATCGCCAGCACCGGGAGGCAGAAGAGGCCCTTGATAGTTTCAGCGGGGGGGGCCTGTTAGACCTGGGGAATGATGATCAGGAGCCAGACCAGGAGCATGCTGAGGATGATGTGGATGAAATGACGAGAAGGCTGGCTCAGGGAGACTCTCCTGATACCAGGAATGGGAGCCTGTGGAGTCGGTGGCAGAAACGGGTTTGGGCTCTGTTTGAGGACCCTTACTCCTCTAAATATGCAAGG TGGGTGGCTCTGGCTTCGCTGTTCTTTATTCTGGTGTCCATCACCACCTTCTGTTTGGAGACCCACGAAGCCTTCAATCCCATCATCAACCGCACAGAATGGGACGTGGTGGACAATGAGACAGTGATGAACACCTACCAGGAGACTGAGACCGCCATCTATCTCACCTACATCGAAGGTGTCTGTGTGGTGTGGTTCACGTTTGAATTTCTAATGCGAATAACTTTCTGCCCAAACAAATTTGACTTCATTCGAAATGCGCTGAACATCATCGACTTTGTGGCCATCCTTCCCTTCTACCTGGAGGTGGGCCTAAGCGGCCTCTCCTCCAAAGCAGCTAAGGATGTGCTGGGTTTCCTGAGAGTGGTCCGCTTTGTGCGGATCCTGCGTATCTTCAAGCTGACCCGTCACTTTGTTGGGCTGAGGGTGCTGGGCCACACGCTGAGAGCCAGCACCAATGAGTTCCTGCTCCTCATCATCTTCCTCGCTCTCGGTGTCCTCATCTTCGCCACTATGATCTACTACGCTGAACGGATTGGAGCTAATCCCAACGACCCAAGAGCCAGCGAGCACACGCACTTCAAGAACATCCCGATTGGATTCTGGTGGGCTGTAGTGACCATGACGACCCTCGGCTATGGAGACATGTACCCTCAGACGACCTCCGGTATGCTGGTTGGAGCTCTGTGCGCCTTGGCAGGTGTGCTGACCATCGCCATGCCCGTCCCCGTGATTGTCAACAACTTTGGAATGTATTACTCGCTGGCgatggcaaaacagaaactaccaaagaaaaaaaacaggcataTCCCTCGGGCACCCCAACCAGGCTCTCCTAACTTCTGCAAAACAAGCATCAGCTCCCAGCATCAGAGCCCCATTGCCAATGACGATGTTTTCGAGATAAAGTTTCAAG ATTCTAAACTGAACGGTGAGGCAGCTAACGCAGCTCTGGCCAATGAAGATTGCCCTCATATAGACCAGGCCATATCTCCGGAGGAAATCTTCAGCCCCAGCGAGAGAGAGCGACCCTGCTTCCTGGTCACCACTACTACTGAACGCCCCAACCACACAGGGGGCAGAGTGAGGAGGG GTTATGAAAAGCCTTGGAGCCTTAACAGCATGTCTGGCATGAGCGGGGATGCCTCTGGAGTGTCCTCAGTGTCCGCCCTGCCCTGCAGCCCACCCTGTCTAATGCAGCACTCACATTCTCCCATCCCATCCATTATGTAG
- the kcnc1b gene encoding potassium voltage-gated channel subfamily C member 1b isoform X2: MGLSDDKDRIVINVGGIRHQTYRSTLRTLPGTRLSWLAEPDAPNHFDYDAKIEEFFFDRHPGVFAHILNYYRTGKLHCPADVCGPLYEEELAFWGIDETDVEPCCWMTYRQHREAEEALDSFSGGGLLDLGNDDQEPDQEHAEDDVDEMTRRLAQGDSPDTRNGSLWSRWQKRVWALFEDPYSSKYARWVALASLFFILVSITTFCLETHEAFNPIINRTEWDVVDNETVMNTYQETETAIYLTYIEGVCVVWFTFEFLMRITFCPNKFDFIRNALNIIDFVAILPFYLEVGLSGLSSKAAKDVLGFLRVVRFVRILRIFKLTRHFVGLRVLGHTLRASTNEFLLLIIFLALGVLIFATMIYYAERIGANPNDPRASEHTHFKNIPIGFWWAVVTMTTLGYGDMYPQTTSGMLVGALCALAGVLTIAMPVPVIVNNFGMYYSLAMAKQKLPKKKNRHIPRAPQPGSPNFCKTSISSQHQSPIANDDVFEIKFQDSKLNGEAANAALANEDCPHIDQAISPEEIFSPSERERPCFLVTTTTERPNHTGGRVRRETQRQHRSRQPTESVCVMNHGVPTTMCMTHNGPSPT; encoded by the exons ATGGGCCTGAGCGACGACAAGGATCGCATTGTGATAAACGTGGGAGGGATCAGACATCAGACATACCGCAGCACCCTGCGCACTCTACCTGGCACTCGCTTGTCCTGGCTGGCCGAGCCTGATGCGCCCAACCACTTTGACTATGATGCCAAGATCGAGGAATTTTTCTTCGACCGCCACCCTGGCGTTTTTGCACATATCCTTAATTACTACAGGACAGGTAAACTGCACTGCCCTGCCGATGTCTGCGGGCCGCTCTATGAGGAGGAACTGGCCTTCTGGGGGATTGATGAAACAGACGTGGAGCCATGCTGCTGGATGACCTATCGCCAGCACCGGGAGGCAGAAGAGGCCCTTGATAGTTTCAGCGGGGGGGGCCTGTTAGACCTGGGGAATGATGATCAGGAGCCAGACCAGGAGCATGCTGAGGATGATGTGGATGAAATGACGAGAAGGCTGGCTCAGGGAGACTCTCCTGATACCAGGAATGGGAGCCTGTGGAGTCGGTGGCAGAAACGGGTTTGGGCTCTGTTTGAGGACCCTTACTCCTCTAAATATGCAAGG TGGGTGGCTCTGGCTTCGCTGTTCTTTATTCTGGTGTCCATCACCACCTTCTGTTTGGAGACCCACGAAGCCTTCAATCCCATCATCAACCGCACAGAATGGGACGTGGTGGACAATGAGACAGTGATGAACACCTACCAGGAGACTGAGACCGCCATCTATCTCACCTACATCGAAGGTGTCTGTGTGGTGTGGTTCACGTTTGAATTTCTAATGCGAATAACTTTCTGCCCAAACAAATTTGACTTCATTCGAAATGCGCTGAACATCATCGACTTTGTGGCCATCCTTCCCTTCTACCTGGAGGTGGGCCTAAGCGGCCTCTCCTCCAAAGCAGCTAAGGATGTGCTGGGTTTCCTGAGAGTGGTCCGCTTTGTGCGGATCCTGCGTATCTTCAAGCTGACCCGTCACTTTGTTGGGCTGAGGGTGCTGGGCCACACGCTGAGAGCCAGCACCAATGAGTTCCTGCTCCTCATCATCTTCCTCGCTCTCGGTGTCCTCATCTTCGCCACTATGATCTACTACGCTGAACGGATTGGAGCTAATCCCAACGACCCAAGAGCCAGCGAGCACACGCACTTCAAGAACATCCCGATTGGATTCTGGTGGGCTGTAGTGACCATGACGACCCTCGGCTATGGAGACATGTACCCTCAGACGACCTCCGGTATGCTGGTTGGAGCTCTGTGCGCCTTGGCAGGTGTGCTGACCATCGCCATGCCCGTCCCCGTGATTGTCAACAACTTTGGAATGTATTACTCGCTGGCgatggcaaaacagaaactaccaaagaaaaaaaacaggcataTCCCTCGGGCACCCCAACCAGGCTCTCCTAACTTCTGCAAAACAAGCATCAGCTCCCAGCATCAGAGCCCCATTGCCAATGACGATGTTTTCGAGATAAAGTTTCAAG ATTCTAAACTGAACGGTGAGGCAGCTAACGCAGCTCTGGCCAATGAAGATTGCCCTCATATAGACCAGGCCATATCTCCGGAGGAAATCTTCAGCCCCAGCGAGAGAGAGCGACCCTGCTTCCTGGTCACCACTACTACTGAACGCCCCAACCACACAGGGGGCAGAGTGAGGAGGG AAACCCAACGACAGCACCGGAGCAGACAACCAACAGAGTCAGTTTGTGTTATGAACCATGGTGTACCAACCACTATGTGTATGACCCATAACGGCCCATCACCCACCTGA